In Abyssibacter profundi, a single window of DNA contains:
- a CDS encoding AraC family transcriptional regulator — protein MNMTRQVAGLQNSEADIPSNYSRLIARELGLTARQLPKLLHGTSVGTQQFLNDDSLLTPTQQVQILRNALTLSGQPDFGLRLGERLTPATHGAMGFAVCSSPDLLTALHAFHKFLPTRASFIHLRLQQTEDHMECLLDFQVPMDEDVARCLADTAVKAFFATGEFIAGRPLDEAEAYFAHPAPVYRANYPAYLPGRIYFGCDQLKLRFPMALCRLPNVSANSENYGLALQQCESMLARLQSREPDYQTRLKKMMLSHPPGTLSEEEAAAALFMSKRTLARKLKQENSGFRKIREEILSRQAADYLRDSPMSVEAIAALMNYHDTASFRRAFKRWFAVPPEQYRRNSG, from the coding sequence ATGAACATGACCAGACAAGTGGCTGGCTTGCAAAACTCCGAGGCCGACATCCCGTCGAATTACTCACGGCTGATCGCCCGTGAACTGGGGCTGACCGCGCGACAACTACCTAAACTGTTGCACGGCACCAGCGTTGGCACTCAACAATTCCTGAATGATGACAGCCTGCTTACGCCAACCCAGCAGGTTCAGATTTTGCGCAACGCACTGACGCTGTCCGGCCAGCCGGACTTCGGTTTGCGCCTGGGTGAGCGCCTGACACCGGCCACACACGGCGCGATGGGGTTTGCCGTTTGCAGCAGCCCTGACTTGCTCACCGCCCTCCACGCGTTTCATAAATTCTTGCCCACGCGCGCGAGCTTCATCCACTTGCGCTTGCAACAGACGGAAGATCACATGGAGTGCTTGTTGGATTTCCAGGTGCCGATGGATGAGGACGTTGCGCGTTGCTTGGCGGATACGGCGGTTAAGGCATTTTTTGCAACCGGCGAATTCATCGCCGGCCGGCCCTTGGATGAGGCCGAAGCCTATTTTGCCCATCCGGCGCCGGTTTACCGAGCCAACTACCCGGCGTATTTGCCCGGCCGCATTTACTTTGGCTGCGATCAGTTGAAACTAAGATTTCCCATGGCGTTGTGCAGGCTGCCGAACGTCTCTGCCAACAGTGAAAACTACGGACTGGCCTTGCAGCAGTGCGAGTCCATGCTCGCTCGTCTGCAGAGCCGTGAACCGGACTACCAGACCCGGCTCAAGAAAATGATGCTGTCTCATCCACCAGGCACGCTCAGTGAAGAAGAAGCGGCAGCCGCCCTGTTCATGAGCAAACGCACCCTTGCGCGCAAGCTCAAACAGGAAAACAGCGGCTTTCGAAAAATTCGCGAGGAGATTCTGTCCCGCCAGGCAGCAGACTATCTGCGCGACAGCCCAATGTCCGTCGAAGCCATTGCGGCGCTGATGAACTACCACGACACCGCAAGTTTCAGGCGTGCCTTCAAGCGCTGGTTCGCTGTTCCGCCCGAACAGTATCGACGAAATTCAGGCTAG
- a CDS encoding PaaI family thioesterase, which produces MARQFGEQVPHSRDLGMQVLTMEADQVRMRLVPGPDLHADDAADELCSSVLFSLVDSACGLAVFAAIQELTPIATLDLRMDYLRPAGRERALMASARCHHWSDDVAFVRCQVFSEGLDGPVAIGNATFMRATQGRHFESKASQGNAA; this is translated from the coding sequence GTGGCGCGGCAGTTTGGCGAGCAGGTGCCCCACAGCCGCGATCTCGGGATGCAGGTACTGACGATGGAAGCAGATCAAGTCCGCATGCGACTGGTGCCGGGGCCTGATTTGCACGCCGACGATGCAGCCGACGAGCTCTGTTCCAGCGTACTGTTTTCACTGGTGGACTCGGCCTGCGGGTTGGCGGTATTCGCCGCGATACAGGAGTTGACACCCATAGCCACGCTGGATTTGCGCATGGATTACCTCCGGCCGGCGGGTAGAGAACGTGCCCTGATGGCCTCTGCCCGCTGTCATCACTGGTCCGATGACGTTGCGTTCGTTCGCTGCCAGGTATTTTCCGAGGGACTGGATGGGCCGGTGGCTATCGGTAATGCCACCTTCATGCGCGCTACCCAAGGCAGGCATTTCGAGTCGAAGGCTTCGCAGGGCAATGCGGCATGA
- a CDS encoding NAD(P)/FAD-dependent oxidoreductase, whose translation MANTEKDVTVIIGGGHAAGALMTTLLQKNYQQAVVLVGEEPHPPYQRPPLSKTYLAGDVDQESLYMKSRSVFDDAGYQLRLGERAGHIDRDDKTITLSDQSTLKYGQLVLATGSRVRRLNAPGADLKGLHYLHDMADSDALREQFVTGKRLVIVGGGYIGLEVAATAVKSGLKVTVLEAAERLMQRVTGPEISAFFCAKHRAAGVEVRLGTAVTGFEAGDHGYVAGVTLADGTTVPADLVLVSVGITPETALAEAAGLPCDDGILVDEYTRTGDPDILAIGDCTRHRNLFFEQTQRMESVANAVDQARTAAATLMGQDKPYDAAPWFWSNQYDVRLQMVGLSQAHDERVVRGKPGDETFAVFYLREGHLIAVDAVNLPVAFMVGKKLVYQRRKVDAHALRDPEIELKSLI comes from the coding sequence ATGGCGAACACTGAAAAGGATGTGACTGTCATCATTGGAGGCGGGCACGCGGCAGGCGCGCTCATGACCACCTTGCTGCAAAAGAACTATCAACAGGCGGTGGTTCTGGTGGGCGAGGAGCCCCATCCGCCCTACCAGCGACCGCCGCTGTCCAAGACCTATCTGGCGGGAGATGTTGATCAGGAGTCGCTGTACATGAAGTCGCGTTCAGTGTTCGACGATGCGGGCTACCAGCTGCGGCTCGGGGAGCGCGCCGGGCACATTGACCGGGACGACAAGACCATCACGCTGTCGGACCAGAGCACGCTGAAATACGGCCAACTCGTCCTGGCCACCGGGTCTCGAGTTCGACGGCTGAACGCGCCAGGGGCCGACTTGAAAGGCCTTCATTATCTGCACGACATGGCGGACTCGGATGCCCTTCGTGAACAATTCGTCACGGGCAAACGTCTGGTCATCGTCGGCGGCGGCTATATCGGCCTGGAGGTGGCCGCCACCGCCGTCAAGTCTGGCCTCAAGGTCACGGTGCTGGAAGCTGCCGAGCGGCTCATGCAACGCGTCACAGGCCCGGAGATCTCTGCGTTCTTTTGTGCCAAGCACCGAGCTGCGGGAGTGGAGGTGCGCCTGGGTACGGCGGTCACCGGCTTCGAGGCCGGTGACCACGGTTACGTGGCCGGCGTCACACTGGCCGACGGCACGACGGTCCCGGCCGATCTTGTGCTCGTCTCAGTCGGCATTACACCGGAAACCGCGCTGGCCGAAGCCGCCGGCCTGCCATGTGACGACGGTATTCTCGTGGACGAATATACGCGCACTGGCGATCCCGACATCCTTGCAATCGGAGATTGCACCCGCCACAGAAATCTTTTCTTTGAACAAACGCAGCGGATGGAGTCAGTCGCCAACGCGGTCGATCAAGCCCGTACCGCGGCGGCGACCTTGATGGGGCAGGACAAGCCCTACGATGCCGCACCCTGGTTCTGGTCCAATCAGTATGACGTGCGCCTGCAGATGGTGGGCTTGTCCCAAGCGCATGATGAGCGGGTCGTTCGCGGCAAGCCCGGGGACGAGACATTCGCCGTGTTCTATCTGCGCGAGGGCCATCTTATCGCCGTGGACGCGGTCAATCTGCCCGTAGCTTTCATGGTGGGCAAGAAACTCGTCTACCAGCGCAGGAAGGTCGATGCGCATGCCTTGCGTGATCCGGAAATAGAATTGAAGTCCTTGATCTGA
- a CDS encoding GMC family oxidoreductase, producing MASEQFDYVVVGGGSAGCVVANRLSESGRHSVLLLEAGPESRRNPFVNMPLGFLQLMFSRRFNWQFNTEAQRHMHDRALFQPRGKMLGGSSGMNAQVYIRGHAWDYNEWARLGCDGWSYADVLPYFRRSEHFEPKVALYDTAFHGWGGPLNVAERRYTNPLSTAFVGAAAQAGYRRNPDFNGHEQEGVGFYYAYQKDGARCSNARAYLEPAARRSNLTVRSCAQVTRVLLEGTRAIGVEYQGRKGLTQVRAAREVVLCGGAFNTPQLLMLSGVGPREELARHGIKLRHALEGVGQNLQDHIDVFVRVKARSRQSISLHPSYWPKALWALLQYLIGRRGVLSSNGAEAGGFIRSRPDEPIPDLQLHFAPMLYADHGRDLKTAMSGYGYAVMIYGLRPSSRGRVGLHSADPFAPPLIDPNYMAEAADVERLVRGVRLVRNILAQSAFSPHHEVEISPGPKLQSDDDLADWARRSGESAYHPVGTCKMGVDPMAVVDPRLRVHGLQHLRVVDASIMPTLIGGNTNQPTTMIGEKGAAMLLEDA from the coding sequence ATGGCATCTGAACAATTCGATTATGTGGTGGTCGGCGGCGGCTCGGCCGGATGCGTTGTGGCCAATCGCCTGTCCGAGAGCGGCCGCCATTCGGTGTTGCTGCTCGAAGCCGGCCCGGAGAGCCGCCGTAATCCATTCGTGAACATGCCGCTGGGCTTTCTGCAGCTGATGTTCAGCCGCCGCTTCAACTGGCAGTTCAATACCGAAGCGCAGCGTCACATGCACGACCGTGCGTTGTTCCAGCCGCGGGGCAAGATGCTAGGCGGTTCCAGCGGTATGAACGCGCAGGTATATATCCGCGGCCATGCTTGGGATTACAACGAATGGGCACGGCTGGGTTGCGATGGTTGGTCATACGCCGACGTGCTGCCGTATTTCCGCAGGTCAGAACATTTCGAACCGAAGGTTGCCCTGTATGACACGGCATTCCATGGTTGGGGCGGCCCACTCAATGTGGCCGAGAGGCGCTATACCAATCCGTTGAGCACGGCATTCGTCGGCGCGGCGGCGCAGGCGGGGTACCGACGCAATCCGGATTTCAACGGTCATGAGCAGGAAGGCGTGGGTTTTTACTACGCGTACCAGAAGGACGGCGCGCGCTGTAGCAATGCGCGCGCCTATCTCGAACCCGCAGCACGACGTTCCAATCTGACTGTCCGCAGCTGCGCGCAGGTTACCCGCGTGCTGCTCGAAGGTACCCGTGCTATCGGGGTCGAATATCAGGGCCGGAAAGGGCTGACGCAGGTTCGTGCCGCGCGCGAAGTTGTGCTCTGCGGCGGCGCGTTCAACACGCCGCAGCTATTGATGCTGTCCGGGGTCGGCCCGCGCGAGGAACTGGCCCGGCACGGCATCAAGCTGCGTCATGCACTGGAAGGTGTGGGGCAGAATCTCCAAGACCATATCGACGTGTTCGTGCGTGTCAAAGCACGCAGCCGCCAGAGCATCTCGTTGCATCCGAGCTACTGGCCCAAGGCCCTGTGGGCGCTGCTGCAGTACCTGATCGGCCGCCGCGGTGTGCTGTCGAGCAATGGCGCCGAAGCCGGCGGATTCATTCGCTCCAGGCCGGACGAGCCGATACCCGACCTGCAACTGCACTTCGCACCCATGCTGTACGCCGATCACGGGCGGGACCTGAAGACCGCCATGAGCGGCTACGGCTATGCGGTGATGATCTACGGACTCCGGCCATCGTCGCGTGGCCGCGTCGGCCTGCACAGCGCAGATCCGTTCGCGCCGCCGCTGATCGATCCGAACTACATGGCTGAGGCTGCCGACGTTGAGCGACTCGTACGCGGGGTACGCCTGGTGCGCAACATCCTGGCGCAGTCGGCTTTCTCCCCGCACCATGAAGTCGAAATTTCTCCGGGGCCGAAGCTGCAGAGCGACGACGACCTTGCGGACTGGGCGCGGCGCAGCGGGGAGTCGGCGTATCACCCGGTCGGCACGTGCAAGATGGGCGTCGATCCGATGGCGGTGGTCGATCCGCGTCTACGCGTGCATGGCCTGCAACACCTGCGGGTGGTCGATGCCTCCATCATGCCCACACTGATCGGAGGCAACACCAATCAGCCGACGACCATGATTGGAGAGAAGGGCGCGGCGATGCTGCTGGAGGATGCGTAG
- a CDS encoding cytochrome P450 — protein MSTELRTSDVVQTKLVNATSRVVPMHLQIRTLKMLVRAKKTVIGPRRPPVHFQEAPAPDVKTLALEDIDTSNPFLYRQDQWGAYFKRLRDEAPVHYQKDSPFGPFWSITRYEDILFVDKHHELFSSEPLIVLGDFPEGMPVEMFIAMDPPKHDVQRRSVQGVVAPQNLKEMEGLIRQRTGEVLDSLPLHEAFNWVPTVSKELTGRMLATLLDFPYDERHKLVDWSDRLAGTTAATGGEFDDEENMFDAAADMAWSFSQLWRDKEARRAAGEAPGFDLISLLQSSDETKDMINRPMEFIGNLALLIVGGNDTTRNSMSGGVLALNQFPEEFAKLKANPGLIPNMVSEIIRWQTPLANMRRVATQDVELRGQTIKKGDRVLMWYASGNRDERKFDNPDDLIIDRKNARNHISFGYGIHRCMGNRLAELQLRILWEELLKRFDSIEVVGEPERVQSNFVRGYSKLMVKLTPNA, from the coding sequence ATGTCAACAGAATTGCGGACAAGTGATGTAGTCCAGACCAAGCTGGTCAACGCCACATCCAGAGTGGTGCCGATGCACCTGCAGATCCGGACACTCAAGATGCTGGTGCGGGCAAAGAAGACGGTTATCGGCCCGCGGCGCCCTCCCGTTCACTTTCAGGAAGCGCCCGCTCCCGATGTCAAAACACTAGCGCTCGAGGACATCGACACCAGCAACCCCTTCTTGTACCGGCAGGATCAGTGGGGCGCCTATTTCAAGCGGCTGCGTGACGAGGCACCGGTGCATTACCAGAAAGATAGCCCCTTTGGCCCGTTCTGGTCGATCACGCGCTACGAGGACATTCTGTTCGTGGACAAGCATCACGAGCTGTTTTCCTCCGAGCCGCTCATCGTGCTGGGCGACTTCCCGGAAGGGATGCCCGTGGAGATGTTCATTGCGATGGACCCACCCAAGCACGATGTGCAGCGCCGTTCGGTCCAAGGTGTGGTGGCACCGCAGAATCTGAAGGAAATGGAGGGGCTCATCCGTCAGCGCACCGGTGAAGTGCTCGACAGTCTGCCGCTGCACGAGGCCTTCAATTGGGTGCCGACGGTATCGAAGGAGTTGACGGGTCGCATGCTGGCCACGCTGCTGGATTTCCCTTACGACGAGCGTCACAAGCTGGTCGACTGGTCGGATCGTTTGGCCGGCACCACAGCAGCGACCGGAGGCGAGTTCGACGATGAGGAGAACATGTTTGACGCCGCCGCTGACATGGCGTGGTCTTTTTCCCAGCTATGGCGCGACAAGGAGGCACGACGTGCAGCCGGTGAAGCGCCTGGCTTTGATCTGATCAGCTTGTTGCAGAGCAGCGACGAGACCAAGGACATGATCAATCGTCCGATGGAATTCATCGGCAATCTGGCGCTGCTAATCGTTGGCGGCAATGACACCACGCGGAACTCAATGAGCGGCGGCGTGCTCGCCCTGAATCAGTTTCCCGAGGAATTCGCCAAGCTGAAGGCCAACCCGGGGCTGATTCCCAACATGGTCTCGGAAATCATCCGCTGGCAGACCCCGCTGGCGAATATGCGCCGCGTAGCCACGCAAGACGTTGAACTGCGCGGCCAGACCATCAAGAAAGGTGATCGCGTATTGATGTGGTACGCCTCGGGCAACCGGGATGAACGCAAATTTGACAACCCTGATGATCTGATCATCGACCGTAAGAACGCGCGCAACCATATTTCGTTTGGCTATGGCATCCACCGTTGCATGGGTAACCGTCTGGCCGAATTGCAGTTGCGCATCCTGTGGGAAGAACTGCTCAAGCGCTTCGACAGCATCGAAGTTGTGGGCGAGCCCGAGCGGGTGCAGTCGAACTTCGTGCGCGGCTATTCCAAGCTGATGGTCAAGCTGACGCCCAACGCTTGA
- a CDS encoding AraC family transcriptional regulator, translating to MQVPLRYYLRLADLLVGEGIDIALVLTEAGIPDELLTTPDAMIPFEQVDRVLVELSERTGRSELGAELGRLLTVGSHSIVGFGMLSSATLAESLRFVGRYFRLVMPSFQLRYLYHPSGSVLHFTPVCAMSNHCLNFHLETIAMAAYHELNDLSDQQVIPHRISMSMPRPAHAAWYEQYRRTDFHFGVEGPPGVRLSYDHDFANLPLTMADTNSLKVAEARCQAQVAEFARIGQFADWVSMTMREVSDRLPTMEELANMLNISTRTLNRYLKREGTSFRALHSSIQHAVAKERLSTGCRSVSSVAYSLGYSDPANFSHAFRRLEGMSPRQYQRDCLESQS from the coding sequence ATGCAGGTTCCACTGCGGTACTACTTGCGCTTGGCGGACCTGTTGGTTGGCGAGGGCATCGACATTGCCTTGGTGCTCACCGAGGCCGGCATCCCAGACGAGCTGCTGACAACGCCGGATGCGATGATTCCGTTCGAGCAAGTCGACCGAGTGCTGGTCGAGTTGAGCGAACGAACCGGACGAAGCGAGCTTGGCGCCGAGTTGGGCCGCCTCTTGACCGTGGGGTCACACAGCATTGTCGGTTTCGGCATGCTCAGCAGCGCCACTCTGGCCGAATCACTGCGCTTTGTTGGTCGTTACTTCAGGTTGGTTATGCCCAGCTTCCAGCTGCGCTACCTGTATCACCCGTCAGGCTCGGTGCTTCATTTCACACCAGTTTGCGCCATGAGCAATCATTGCTTGAACTTTCATCTTGAAACCATCGCGATGGCGGCCTATCACGAGCTCAACGACCTCTCTGACCAGCAGGTCATTCCTCATCGCATCAGTATGTCGATGCCCCGGCCGGCGCATGCTGCATGGTACGAGCAGTATCGACGCACCGATTTTCACTTCGGAGTAGAGGGGCCACCCGGCGTGCGCTTGTCATACGATCATGACTTCGCCAACTTGCCACTGACCATGGCCGACACCAACTCCCTGAAAGTTGCCGAGGCCAGATGTCAGGCACAGGTGGCGGAGTTCGCGCGAATCGGGCAATTCGCCGACTGGGTGTCAATGACCATGCGTGAAGTCAGCGACCGCCTTCCGACGATGGAGGAACTGGCCAACATGTTGAACATCTCCACGCGCACGCTGAATCGCTACTTGAAGCGAGAGGGTACGAGTTTCAGAGCTTTGCACAGCTCCATCCAACATGCTGTCGCCAAGGAACGCCTGAGCACAGGTTGCCGGAGCGTATCATCGGTTGCCTACTCTTTGGGGTACAGCGATCCAGCCAATTTTTCGCACGCGTTCCGACGTCTTGAGGGCATGTCTCCGCGCCAGTATCAACGCGACTGTCTCGAGTCGCAAAGTTAA
- a CDS encoding transglutaminase-like domain-containing protein, with protein sequence MSSNAPVLSINVLAGFAPPTYCDGFGMAFFGGRLRPVAGADAMKQKNIYMNADTREYLAPGDFVDSEHPDIQDFASNRAGEGNDRQRAIRLYYAIRDEIRYDPYAFSLEPDRLRASTTLAAGRGYCVPKAVLLAACARAAGIPARIGFADVKNHLASQRLLALMQTDIFYYHGYTELWLGGCWIKATPAFNIGLCERFGVKALEFDGREHALMHEFDTAGRRHMQYLTDHGSRDDLPYAELAAAYQKHYPRLLAAPDALSGDMAAEMEQDRAQG encoded by the coding sequence GTGTCTTCAAATGCCCCCGTGTTGTCAATAAATGTCCTCGCCGGCTTCGCGCCGCCCACCTACTGTGACGGCTTTGGAATGGCATTTTTCGGCGGTCGTCTCCGCCCGGTCGCGGGTGCCGACGCTATGAAGCAAAAGAACATTTACATGAATGCAGACACCCGCGAGTACCTGGCACCCGGCGATTTTGTTGATAGCGAGCACCCCGACATTCAGGACTTCGCCAGCAACCGCGCCGGGGAAGGCAATGACCGGCAGCGCGCCATCCGCCTTTACTATGCGATCCGGGACGAAATCCGCTACGACCCCTACGCATTCTCGCTGGAGCCTGACAGGTTGCGCGCCAGCACAACGCTGGCTGCTGGCCGCGGCTATTGCGTACCCAAGGCTGTGTTGCTGGCGGCCTGCGCCCGGGCTGCGGGCATACCCGCTCGCATCGGCTTTGCGGATGTGAAAAACCACTTGGCCAGCCAACGCCTGCTGGCATTGATGCAGACAGACATTTTCTATTATCACGGCTATACCGAGTTGTGGCTGGGCGGCTGCTGGATCAAGGCCACCCCGGCGTTCAACATCGGACTGTGCGAACGCTTTGGCGTCAAGGCACTGGAATTCGATGGCCGCGAGCATGCGCTGATGCACGAGTTCGACACCGCCGGGCGCCGCCACATGCAGTATCTGACCGATCACGGCTCGCGCGACGATCTTCCCTACGCCGAACTGGCTGCTGCTTATCAAAAACATTACCCGCGTCTGCTGGCTGCGCCCGATGCACTGAGCGGCGACATGGCAGCAGAGATGGAACAGGACAGGGCTCAGGGCTGA
- a CDS encoding 2Fe-2S iron-sulfur cluster-binding protein — MGKMTFVEHDDTEHVVEFKAGASLMQIAVDHMIPGIDADCGGECACGTCHVIVADAWYDKTGAPGDEEQQMLSMTPELAKTSRLGCQVQTTEAMDGMSVRLPEFQM; from the coding sequence ATGGGCAAAATGACCTTTGTTGAGCACGACGACACCGAACATGTCGTGGAATTCAAGGCTGGCGCCTCACTGATGCAAATCGCTGTGGATCACATGATTCCCGGTATTGATGCGGACTGTGGGGGGGAATGTGCTTGTGGCACCTGCCACGTCATCGTTGCCGACGCGTGGTACGACAAGACCGGCGCGCCGGGTGATGAGGAACAACAGATGCTGTCCATGACCCCGGAGTTGGCAAAAACCTCGCGTTTGGGCTGCCAGGTTCAAACCACCGAGGCGATGGATGGCATGAGCGTTCGTCTGCCCGAATTTCAGATGTAG
- a CDS encoding PaaI family thioesterase, whose amino-acid sequence MPAQDVHGDTRATWQSLLERIPYARHLGLEVQRNDTAIEVHLPYRDALIGNIMLPALHGGVIGGLIEITARVAAQSRDAQARSPRILDCNVDYLRSARARSTYAAAEIVRQGRRTTLVHVTCWQHRAQSPVAHGRVQLLFDAAPSGMSKDEQ is encoded by the coding sequence ATGCCCGCCCAAGATGTGCACGGCGATACGCGGGCCACTTGGCAGAGCTTGCTGGAGCGCATTCCTTACGCGCGGCACCTTGGGCTCGAAGTCCAGCGGAACGACACCGCCATTGAAGTCCATTTGCCTTATCGCGATGCGTTGATCGGCAACATCATGCTGCCGGCCCTGCATGGCGGCGTGATCGGTGGGTTGATCGAGATCACGGCGCGCGTCGCCGCGCAAAGTCGCGACGCACAGGCTCGCAGCCCGCGCATCCTCGATTGCAACGTGGACTACCTGCGTTCCGCGCGGGCGCGATCCACCTACGCCGCCGCCGAAATCGTCCGCCAGGGACGGCGCACAACGTTGGTCCACGTTACCTGCTGGCAGCATCGAGCTCAATCACCTGTCGCCCATGGGCGGGTGCAACTGCTGTTCGATGCCGCGCCCAGCGGTATGTCCAAGGATGAACAATGA